Genomic window (Chionomys nivalis chromosome 7, mChiNiv1.1, whole genome shotgun sequence):
ATTAACCAATCATTATCAGGAATGACTTTGAGCTAGCAGAATCTGTTATGTATGTGGTCAAGTGAAGCTGCCAGCCCTCCAGCTAACTAAGCCTCTCATCAAAGATTCTCTGCCCGATTCTACACTTGACAAGAGGTCCTGCTAGGCTCTGTTTGGTTCTGCCTATGATTTTCTTCACCCCAGtgcctttctttattttccttttcttgattCGTATAACTGAGGATCAGCCCAGGGCCTGTGTGCAGGATAAGCACTCtaccagtgagttccagacccaGCCCACTCTAAAATCTTTCTGAGAGATAACTTAAGGATATAACTTAGGGTTagattccttttatttatttttattttacgtgtgtgaatattttgcctgcatatatgtatatgttccacacaTGTGTCTGGTGCCCCCGAAAGCTAATTGGGCATTGGATCGCCTGGGACTGGAACTACATATGGTTGTgggtcatgtgggtgctgggaactgaacctgcgtcctcagcaagagcatcaagtgcttttaaccattgagccacctcgCCAGCTCAGAGGGCTATATTCTTAGGCAATGATTGGTAGACATAAAAAGTATAATGAATCTCTCTATTAGTAACTTCTACTTGGTTAAATGAATATGACtatgtaattttatatatatatatattctagtgtaaaatacattatttcattATTCTAGATAGAAAGGAATCACCAGCCTTTCTAGGAATTCAAAAGAAATATTGGGCTGGGTGTGGGGCCActcacctttagtcccaggactcagatggttgtgagtcaccacaagggtgctgggaactgaactcaggtcgtctgCAAGGGCAGTCAATGACcgtaaccaccgagccatctctccagatcaaAGCCTaactttggttttgatttttctttttgaaacagacccaacagcactggctgtcttcaaactctgtGTTTCAGGGGCTAGCCTTGGTCTTGATCCTCTTatctccacctcctgaatgctgggattacagataaaCCCCACTTCTCCAATGacctgctttccttttttttttttaaacactgatgCATTTTAGTTGCACACATTCCTTGCATATAGCATGATATTTTGAACTATGTGTACTTTGTGGGCTGGCTGATACAGCTGGTGCTTCACCTTGTTCCACTTGGCTTTTGATAACCTTCCTCTTTCAGCACCAGCTGTGCATTGGAGAAATCTTCCAGGGGCTAGACGTGCTGAAGAATCAGACTGTCCGTGGCGGTACTGTGGAAACACTATTCCAAAACTTGTcgttaataaagaaatacattgaCCGCCAGAAAGTAAGTTTCCCGAGATCCCTGCGGGTCTGGCGGCACCTGCTTCTCCAGGAGCTGATGACAGTCTGTTCTTTTCACAGGAGCGGTGTGGAGAGGAGAGGCGGAGAACACGGCAGTTCCTGGATTACCTGCAGGAATTTCTTGGTGTGCTGAGTACAGAGTGGACAATGGAGGACTGAGACAGGACTCCGTGAAGACAGGACTTCAGATTTGATttgcagttatttttttaaaactgatgcATAAAAGCCACAAGATTGAAAAATTAAGGGTTACCACACACTGTTTCCATGTAGTCAAGTTAAACCTATCTATGTTCTCAAATACTGATCATTTGCATATAACCAAATATTTAACATTCTTCTCGTATATCTGTAACAGAAACTGGTGTAGTTCAGGCTGGgctcaactgagctacatcccctaGCCCTCGCCCCCTTTCTGGAGACTCAGTGTATAGTCAAGGGTGACTCTGATCCattcagaagcaggaggatcacaccCCCCACTCCAACATCCTTTCTCCTGGCCGTCTGAGATAGACGGTAGCTCTCTTGGTGGGGACTACCACACCAGGGCTTCCTGCTCCTGTCTAACTTCAGGGTAGTGCCCATTACCAGCCTCTCTTCAACTCCCTGCTGTTCTCTCCAGTCTCCAGAAACCCCACTTCTACTCCCAATTTCCATGAGGTTAACTTTTCTTATGCTCTTATGTACGAACCCGATTGTGTCAGGATCGTCCTTCTGTGCCTGGAGTAGCCAGATACTGGAGAAGGAAAAGGCCATCTCAGTGCAGTGAGAATGAGAGCCAACCACATGTTGGACCTTGCTTTTCGGTGTAACTGAACTTTAGAAGCAAAGTAAACGCTTTGTGTATACTGCAACTTTAGGAGCCCACACAAGCAGAAAGCACCAAATGCTTGCGATGTGATTCAGGCTTCTGGGTCACTGAAGAAGTCTCCCTCTAGTTTACTCCAGGAAAAATagatgtttgcttttatttaattctGTAAGATGTCCATATTATTTATGATGTGTTTAAGGATTGAGTAAGTTAATATTTATTGCAATTTATGCGATATTCTAATAAAGTGAAAGGTGCAACTCTCAATCAGTTTGCTACTGGTCTTTTCTAATGCTGGAGGCATACAGTGTCCCTGCATGATGTTCAGAGGAGGGTCTGAGGACATGCTGGCTGAGCACCCTAGCTCCTTAGAGTTTCTGGGAGTTCCAAAGGTGGAAGTGACCCAGCAGGACTTGGTAGAGATATTAGGAGCCGGGACAGGGGCTGGGACTGAGCCTGGATCTCCCTGCGCAAACTGTATGACTAGATGAGTGAGTTTAAGAGCAAAGGAATGAATGAGAGGATGAACGAATGGGGAAATGGCTCCGCTGGTGAAGTACTTGCTGCGCACGCACTGCAGAAAGGAGGGTACGGTGGGGGCCATGcgtgtaatcccagctctgggaggcagagatgggcgcACCCTGGGGTTCTCTAGTCTTCCACCCTAGATGAATTGGTGAGTTCTGgatcaatgagagatcctgtctcaaaaagcaaggtggatggTATCCTGAGGAAGGACACCTGAGGTTGATGGCTGGCCTCcgctttcagagagagagagagagagagagagagagaaagagagagaggagagagaatataTGGGTCCTTCCCTCAGGACTGGATCTAGAATTAACATGTGTGTTAAAGCTTACCCGAGACGGGCAGGTTTGGGAACCCATAGTTTAATTTCTCCCAACTACTGAGAATTTGGCTGATCAGGTTCAAGCCCAGCTCCCGAAGGAAACTAGAAATGTTTTTGTTGATGGCTTTGTGCCCAGGGGAAGTTCTCTCTCCCCACAAAGCTGAGTGTCATGTCTCCCCAGCTCTAGCTACAAGAGTCACTGAGTCCCCATGTCACTGGGCATAAAAACCTCTGTGGCCTAATACTGTTCAAGCTCCTTCCCAAGTCATATAATGGTGAACTCTGCCCAGGAACCTCGtgtcttttctttcaaataggaACATTTTTGTGTATTATATCTCACTCTAACTCTTCATCCCATTTCTTACAACACGAAATGTCTGAGCATGCGTGTTGTATGTGCATGGGCCTGTGGGGGCCGGAGGAAGATGCTGGGTGTTGTTCTCCATCACTCCACCTccttcctttgagacagagtctcttgctgAGCATGGAATTTCCCATTTTTGGCtagactggcagccagcaagccccagtgaacCCTCTGTTTCTGCTCAATTAGCCCCATTGTTGTTACAGGCAGGCAtggccatgtctggctttttatgcGGTTGCTAGAgactcaaactctggtcctcagggtTACCcggcaagcacccttacccatgGGAGCAACTCCCAGCtccttagtatttttttttaaagcatgtacttggctttttaaattgtgataaaataaaggtatgtttatttatatgcttACTTAcatgttcaattttatttttcaatataatatttttccttgagaatttcacaccTCTGtgtaatatattttggtcataccTACTCCTGCTCAAACTCCTCCTGGGCTCCCCCGTATGTCCTCCTCCCAATTTCAAATCTTCCCCCCTCTTCTTTTTTAACCcgctgagtccagttagtgctgccccAATGCTCACGGGTATGTGGCATCCACTCAAGCATGGGCCGCCTACCCGTGGCCACATCCCCCAAGAAAACTTGTTCTCCTCCCCCAGCAGCCACCAACAGACCCTCCTAGGAGAGGAGCCTTGCGAGTTTCCCTCCTCACTCATGCTGAAACTCTGATTGGCTCGATCGTGTACAGATAACCCACTCCCGCTGTGAGGTCGAGGACACTGGCCGTGTCATATCCAGAAGAGAACATTTCCCTGTACTCCTCCACAGTCTCCGGCGCTCACATTCTTGCCGCCCCCTCTTTCATCTTGTTCCTTaagctttgatgtgtgtgtgcatgtgtgtgtgtgtgtgtgcgtgtgtgcatgtatgtgtgttacaGGTATCTCGTTAGGGGTGAACACACCTTCATCTTGTTCCTTaagctttgatgtgtgtgtgtgttacaggtGTCTCA
Coding sequences:
- the Il5 gene encoding interleukin-5, producing the protein MRVLLHWSVLTLACVWAIAMEIPMSTVVKETLIQLSMHRALLTSNETVRLPVPSHKNHQLCIGEIFQGLDVLKNQTVRGGTVETLFQNLSLIKKYIDRQKERCGEERRRTRQFLDYLQEFLGVLSTEWTMED